From Luteococcus japonicus, one genomic window encodes:
- a CDS encoding riboflavin synthase, which produces MFTGIVEELGSVQSIEHGAESAVLRIRGPLVVSDAIPGASISCNGVCLTVFEHDQTSFSVDVMAESLRRSSLGELTQGSPVNLERAMAATGRFGGHVVQGHVDGTARILARTPGERWELVRFELPAGLARYVVEKGSITVDGVSLTVSAIGEDFFEVSLIPTTLELTTLGSKQVGDRVNLEVDVFAKYVEKMLAAKESEEQE; this is translated from the coding sequence CCGGAATCGTCGAGGAACTCGGCAGCGTCCAGTCCATCGAGCACGGCGCGGAGTCCGCGGTGCTGCGGATTCGTGGCCCCCTGGTGGTCAGCGACGCAATCCCCGGGGCGTCGATCAGCTGCAATGGCGTCTGCCTCACCGTCTTCGAACACGACCAGACCAGCTTCAGCGTCGACGTGATGGCCGAGAGCCTACGTCGCTCCTCGCTGGGAGAACTGACGCAAGGCTCGCCGGTGAACCTGGAACGGGCGATGGCCGCCACCGGCCGCTTCGGCGGACACGTCGTGCAGGGGCATGTGGACGGCACCGCCCGCATCCTGGCGCGCACGCCGGGCGAACGCTGGGAGCTGGTGCGCTTCGAGCTCCCCGCAGGTTTGGCGCGCTATGTGGTGGAGAAGGGCTCGATCACCGTCGACGGCGTCTCCCTGACCGTCAGTGCCATCGGCGAGGACTTCTTCGAGGTCTCTCTGATCCCCACCACCCTGGAGCTCACCACACTGGGCAGCAAGCAGGTGGGTGACCGGGTGAACCTGGAGGTGGACGTGTTCGCCAAATATGTCGAGAAGATGCTGGCGGCCAAGGAATCGGAGGAGCAGGAATGA
- the ribB gene encoding 3,4-dihydroxy-2-butanone-4-phosphate synthase, whose protein sequence is MNTIEEALEAMREGRPVLVLDDVDRENEGDVIAAGQTLTDEWTAWAIRHSSGYLCAPMTNEWADRLELPLMVEANQDSLRTAYTITVDAAQGTTTGISAHDRATTVRRLATPDAVPADFTRPGHVVPLRARDGGVLTRRGHTEATVDLCRLAGLAPVGVIGELVHDDGTMMRTDDVLSLGEREGLPVVTIADLAAWRQLHDRVEEVARTSVPTEAGRFETIGFRDLVTGAEHIAMISPLGIGGRNLVRMHSECLTGDALGSLRCDCGPQLRRAQELLGAEPGVLVYLRGHEGRGVGLLNKLRAYHLQDGGADTVDAQTQLGLPVDDREYGAAAAILTALGVTGITLLTNNPDKAEALRAAGLEVLGVRSGTTGVGEDNISYLTTKRDRMGHTFPANLKNGEPA, encoded by the coding sequence ATGAACACCATCGAGGAGGCCCTGGAGGCGATGCGCGAAGGCCGGCCGGTGCTGGTGCTGGACGACGTGGACCGGGAGAACGAGGGCGACGTGATCGCCGCCGGCCAGACGCTCACCGATGAATGGACCGCGTGGGCGATCCGGCACAGCTCCGGCTACCTGTGCGCGCCGATGACCAATGAGTGGGCCGATCGGCTGGAGCTGCCGTTGATGGTGGAGGCGAACCAGGACAGCCTGCGCACTGCCTACACCATCACCGTGGACGCGGCGCAGGGGACCACGACGGGAATCAGCGCCCATGACCGGGCCACCACCGTGCGGCGGCTGGCCACACCCGATGCCGTCCCGGCCGATTTCACCCGGCCTGGCCACGTGGTGCCCTTGCGCGCCCGCGACGGGGGAGTGCTGACCCGTCGAGGCCACACAGAGGCCACCGTGGACCTGTGCCGGCTGGCCGGGCTGGCCCCGGTCGGGGTGATCGGCGAGCTGGTGCACGATGACGGCACCATGATGCGCACCGACGACGTGCTGTCCCTCGGGGAGAGGGAAGGACTGCCCGTGGTGACCATCGCCGACCTTGCCGCGTGGCGCCAGCTGCACGACCGGGTGGAAGAGGTGGCTCGCACCTCGGTGCCCACCGAAGCCGGACGCTTCGAGACGATCGGCTTCCGTGACCTGGTCACGGGCGCCGAGCACATCGCGATGATCAGTCCGCTGGGAATCGGGGGGCGCAACCTGGTGCGGATGCACTCCGAATGCCTGACCGGTGACGCGCTGGGCTCGCTGCGCTGCGACTGCGGCCCGCAGCTGCGGCGCGCGCAGGAGCTGCTCGGCGCCGAGCCCGGTGTGCTGGTCTACCTGCGGGGGCACGAGGGCCGCGGCGTCGGTCTGCTGAACAAGCTGCGCGCCTACCACCTGCAGGATGGCGGGGCGGACACCGTCGATGCCCAGACCCAGCTGGGCCTGCCCGTCGACGACCGCGAGTACGGGGCGGCAGCCGCCATCCTCACCGCCCTGGGAGTCACTGGTATCACCCTGCTCACCAACAATCCGGACAAGGCAGAGGCGCTGCGGGCCGCGGGGCTGGAGGTGCTCGGAGTGCGTTCCGGCACCACCGGCGTCGGCGAGGACAACATCAGTTACCTGACCACCAAACGAGACCGGATGGGGCACACCTTCCCGGCCAATCTGAAGAATGGAGAACCCGCATGA
- the ribH gene encoding 6,7-dimethyl-8-ribityllumazine synthase: MSGAGAPTIIVDGSGLKVAIVAASWHTTVMDGLVDGAQRGLADAGVTDVTLVRVPGTFELAGACSALVDHFDALVALGVVIRGGTPHFEYVCEAATVGLTDVSVRTGKPVGFGVLTCDDEQQALDRAGLEGSSEDKGHEAATAAVATVMSLRAAL; this comes from the coding sequence ATGAGCGGCGCAGGAGCACCCACCATCATCGTCGACGGCAGCGGCCTGAAGGTCGCCATCGTCGCGGCGAGCTGGCACACCACCGTGATGGACGGCCTGGTCGACGGGGCCCAGCGTGGCCTGGCCGATGCCGGCGTCACCGACGTCACCCTGGTGCGCGTGCCGGGCACCTTCGAGCTGGCCGGGGCCTGCTCCGCGCTGGTTGACCACTTCGACGCCCTGGTGGCGCTCGGCGTGGTGATCCGCGGCGGCACCCCGCACTTCGAGTATGTCTGCGAGGCCGCCACCGTCGGGCTCACCGACGTGTCCGTGCGCACCGGCAAGCCGGTCGGCTTCGGCGTCCTGACCTGCGACGACGAGCAGCAGGCGCTGGACCGCGCCGGGCTGGAGGGGTCGAGCGAGGACAAGGGTCACGAGGCCGCCACCGCCGCCGTCGCGACGGTGATGTCGCTGCGCGCAGCGCTCTGA